A single region of the Salipaludibacillus sp. LMS25 genome encodes:
- a CDS encoding NAD(P)-dependent oxidoreductase: MADSVKIGVSGTGFIAKGLISLLASTHDIEVISILTRRPVETVDGIQERHALTNDRDTFLKNVDLIVECSGDVVYGSEVIDHAFKMNLPVVTMNSELQVTTGSYFAKRGFITEAEGDQPGCLAALHENAVAMGFKPLVYGNIKGFMNLNPSLEDMTYWSKAKGISLPMVTSFTDGTKVQIEQALVANGLHAGILADGLTGETVENIEIGGLSLAEKTEAYGKPMSDFVVCRQGPPGVFITARHEGNQKEALSYLKLGEGPYYTLSTSFHLCHLEIIKTIRRVVDGKGILLNNTAHPSVSVKAVAKRDLVAGEKISQGIGSFAVRGEACSIEDNPDHLPIGLLSQAVIEKPVKAGETLTFSNVSIPESFALNAWKDIKKDTRPVFS; encoded by the coding sequence ATGGCTGATTCAGTGAAAATTGGTGTGTCTGGAACAGGTTTCATAGCGAAGGGACTCATATCGTTATTGGCCTCTACTCATGATATTGAAGTGATTAGTATCTTAACGCGTCGTCCTGTTGAGACTGTTGATGGCATTCAAGAGCGTCACGCTTTAACGAATGATAGAGACACGTTCTTAAAAAACGTCGACTTAATTGTCGAATGTAGCGGTGATGTGGTGTATGGTTCAGAAGTCATTGACCACGCCTTTAAGATGAATTTACCTGTTGTCACGATGAACTCAGAGTTACAAGTGACAACAGGATCTTATTTTGCTAAACGGGGATTTATTACGGAAGCTGAAGGGGATCAACCAGGTTGTTTAGCAGCTCTGCATGAAAATGCGGTCGCAATGGGCTTTAAGCCGTTAGTTTATGGAAATATTAAAGGCTTTATGAATTTAAATCCAAGTCTTGAAGATATGACATATTGGTCTAAGGCAAAGGGAATTAGCTTACCGATGGTCACATCATTTACTGATGGAACTAAAGTGCAAATTGAACAAGCTTTAGTGGCAAATGGCTTGCATGCTGGCATTTTAGCTGATGGCCTAACAGGAGAAACGGTGGAAAATATAGAGATAGGCGGTTTATCACTAGCGGAAAAAACGGAAGCCTACGGGAAACCAATGAGTGATTTTGTTGTATGCAGACAAGGACCACCAGGGGTATTCATTACAGCTCGACACGAAGGTAACCAAAAAGAAGCATTATCTTATTTAAAGTTAGGTGAAGGTCCTTATTATACGCTGTCAACCTCTTTTCATTTATGTCATCTAGAAATCATTAAAACGATTAGACGTGTGGTGGATGGTAAAGGGATTCTATTAAACAATACAGCTCACCCAAGTGTGAGTGTGAAAGCTGTTGCTAAAAGGGACTTAGTTGCTGGAGAAAAAATTTCACAGGGGATCGGAAGTTTTGCTGTTAGAGGTGAAGCTTGTAGTATAGAAGACAACCCTGACCACTTACCGATTGGTCTGCTTTCTCAAGCGGTTATTGAAAAACCAGTCAAAGCTGGTGAGACACTTACTTTTTCAAATGTTTCTATTCCAGAAAGTTTTGCATTAAATGCTTGGAAGGACATTAAAAAGGACACGCGTCCGGTGTTTTCTTAA
- a CDS encoding helix-turn-helix domain-containing protein: MIGHNIIALRKRKGITLTELAERANISKSNLSNIERNINQNPSIKVLEKLASVLGEDLMTLLGIETDQETDHVPEEDWVEFVMRIKKQGVTKEQLEEYNKVIEFIEWQTKHSKSAQ, encoded by the coding sequence ATGATTGGACATAACATTATTGCTCTGCGAAAGCGAAAAGGAATTACGTTAACAGAATTAGCTGAACGGGCTAACATTTCCAAATCTAATCTAAGTAACATTGAAAGAAACATTAATCAGAACCCATCGATCAAAGTTTTGGAGAAATTAGCCTCAGTATTAGGTGAAGATTTAATGACACTTCTTGGCATTGAAACGGATCAAGAGACAGATCACGTACCAGAAGAAGATTGGGTTGAATTTGTTATGCGCATTAAAAAACAAGGTGTGACAAAAGAGCAATTAGAGGAGTATAACAAGGTAATTGAATTTATTGAATGGCAGACGAAACATTCAAAATCTGCTCAGTAG
- a CDS encoding DegT/DnrJ/EryC1/StrS aminotransferase family protein, translating into MSKKIYLSPPDLTGQEKVMVNEAFDTNWVAPVGPHITAFEREVAEYIDVKGAVALSSGTAAIHLALSLLNVGRGDRVFCSTFTFVASANPIIYQGAEPVFIDSEPDSWNMSPQALERAFKEAEAKNKLPKAVVVVHLYGQVAKMREILRICKQYDVPVVEDAAESLGATYFGIHSGSMGDFGIFSFNGNKIITSSGGGMLVSNSEKLLEKARFLATQAKDPALHYQHSVLGYNYRMSNISAGIGRAQLKSLNEKVDARRSVYKNYVDDLTSIEGISFMPEYHGSFSSRWLTVMLLDQTKMTVTPEQLVTSLNEQMIEARVVWKPLHLQPLFKGSSYYPHGNDNHVAENLFENGVCLPSGSNLSPEDQQRVIKHIKECLTHSIGREAMV; encoded by the coding sequence ATGTCTAAGAAAATTTATTTATCTCCGCCTGATTTAACCGGACAAGAAAAAGTGATGGTGAATGAAGCTTTTGATACAAATTGGGTCGCACCTGTGGGACCACATATTACAGCATTCGAGCGTGAGGTAGCAGAATATATCGATGTGAAAGGGGCGGTAGCATTAAGCTCTGGAACAGCAGCGATCCATTTAGCATTATCACTGCTCAACGTCGGGCGTGGAGATCGTGTTTTTTGTTCTACTTTCACCTTTGTTGCAAGTGCGAATCCGATTATTTATCAAGGTGCTGAGCCAGTATTTATTGATTCGGAACCGGACTCTTGGAATATGTCACCTCAAGCACTTGAGCGTGCGTTTAAAGAAGCAGAAGCTAAAAATAAGTTACCTAAAGCCGTAGTTGTTGTCCATTTATATGGCCAAGTGGCGAAAATGCGGGAAATTTTACGCATATGTAAGCAGTATGATGTACCGGTTGTGGAAGATGCAGCAGAATCTCTTGGGGCTACATACTTCGGGATTCACTCAGGAAGCATGGGAGACTTTGGCATTTTTTCTTTTAATGGCAATAAAATTATTACCAGTTCTGGAGGTGGGATGCTCGTATCTAATTCAGAAAAATTGTTAGAAAAAGCCCGCTTCCTAGCCACTCAAGCTAAAGATCCAGCGCTTCATTATCAACATAGTGTACTAGGGTATAATTACCGAATGAGCAATATATCAGCTGGAATAGGGCGTGCTCAACTAAAGTCTCTAAACGAGAAAGTAGATGCTAGACGTTCTGTTTATAAAAATTATGTCGATGATCTCACATCCATTGAAGGGATCAGCTTTATGCCTGAATATCATGGTTCTTTTTCAAGTAGATGGTTAACGGTTATGCTACTTGATCAGACGAAAATGACTGTCACGCCTGAACAGCTCGTAACCTCTTTAAATGAGCAAATGATTGAAGCGAGAGTCGTCTGGAAGCCACTTCACCTTCAACCATTATTTAAAGGAAGCAGTTACTACCCGCACGGCAACGATAATCATGTAGCTGAAAATTTATTTGAAAATGGTGTTTGTCTCCCGTCTGGCTCGAACTTATCTCCCGAAGACCAACAACGTGTGATTAAACACATAAAAGAATGCCTAACGCATTCAATTGGTCGGGAGGCGATGGTATAA
- a CDS encoding acetyltransferase, with product MNLIIVGYGGHSKVLTDIAQRNKNVRVIGYLDDKFDGMTIDNGVFYAPLSFSIPLHRKFKDVKWVIGVGNNVARKKLVRQLKLPKEAYITLVHPTAEISPHATVGPGTVVMPHAVINADSTVGAHVIINSGAIIEHDNIINDYVHLSPHATLTGNVEVKEGAHLGANATVIPGKTVGEWAVIGAGSTVIHSMPSFITAAGVPATVKAKAGDNIVKYNV from the coding sequence ATGAATCTGATCATTGTGGGATACGGCGGTCATAGTAAAGTACTGACTGACATTGCCCAACGGAATAAAAACGTGCGAGTGATCGGTTACTTAGACGATAAATTTGATGGGATGACGATAGATAACGGTGTTTTTTATGCCCCGTTATCTTTTTCTATTCCATTACATCGGAAATTTAAAGACGTGAAATGGGTTATTGGAGTTGGAAACAATGTGGCGCGTAAAAAGTTAGTTAGACAGCTTAAATTACCGAAAGAGGCGTATATAACACTTGTACATCCAACAGCAGAGATTAGTCCTCACGCAACAGTCGGTCCCGGTACAGTGGTCATGCCGCATGCCGTAATCAATGCAGATTCTACAGTGGGGGCCCATGTCATCATTAACAGTGGGGCCATTATTGAGCATGACAATATTATTAATGATTATGTCCATCTATCACCCCATGCAACGTTAACTGGAAATGTGGAAGTAAAGGAAGGAGCACATCTAGGCGCAAATGCCACTGTCATTCCTGGGAAAACTGTTGGAGAATGGGCGGTCATTGGTGCAGGCTCCACGGTCATTCATTCTATGCCATCATTTATAACAGCAGCTGGCGTTCCAGCCACAGTAAAAGCGAAAGCAGGTGACAATATTGTTAAATACAATGTCTAA
- a CDS encoding EpsG family protein: MGILWLNLAAVFGLSLSARYFAKPIPDFEQRSGRVPVQPNIVLAFLALACLITVSGLRSNIGDTYFYRHAFETNDFTWEIVKEGKDQGFVVLQMLLKNVTDEGQVLIFIMSFVTLTLIVGVLYKYSRIFELSLYVFIASGMFLVSMNGMRQYLAAAIIFAGTKFLLEGNFFKYAALVLLASTFHQSALILLPVYFVVRREAWSWSSLAFIFVGTGAAIGYQYFSEVFFSAISDTQYGGYSEFEEGGANIVRVAVAASPLVLAYFGRARLRELFPKSDYIVNLSLLCTVFMLISTQNWIFARFAIYFELFNLILLSWVVKVFSEKDQLFIYYVIVVLYLAYFVYEYIITLNIDYRSQYIPLFQD; this comes from the coding sequence ATGGGAATACTATGGTTAAATTTAGCAGCCGTTTTTGGATTATCACTTTCTGCAAGGTATTTCGCAAAGCCAATTCCTGATTTTGAACAAAGATCTGGGAGAGTTCCAGTTCAACCTAATATTGTGTTAGCTTTTTTAGCATTAGCTTGTCTTATAACGGTATCAGGGCTTAGAAGTAATATTGGCGATACGTATTTTTACCGTCATGCTTTCGAGACGAATGACTTCACATGGGAAATTGTGAAGGAAGGGAAGGATCAGGGCTTTGTTGTCTTGCAGATGCTCTTAAAAAACGTTACTGATGAAGGCCAAGTTTTGATCTTTATTATGTCTTTCGTCACATTAACGTTAATCGTTGGTGTGTTATATAAATACTCACGGATATTTGAATTAAGTTTATATGTGTTTATAGCATCAGGTATGTTTTTAGTATCGATGAACGGCATGAGACAATATCTAGCCGCAGCTATTATATTTGCAGGTACAAAGTTCCTTCTCGAAGGGAACTTTTTTAAATATGCTGCTTTAGTTTTATTAGCTTCTACGTTTCATCAGAGTGCGCTTATTTTGTTGCCAGTGTATTTTGTAGTAAGAAGAGAAGCATGGTCTTGGAGTTCTCTCGCTTTTATCTTTGTAGGTACCGGGGCAGCCATCGGTTATCAGTATTTTTCTGAAGTATTTTTCTCTGCTATTTCAGATACGCAATACGGCGGATATTCAGAATTTGAGGAAGGAGGAGCAAACATTGTTAGGGTAGCTGTAGCAGCGTCACCGCTTGTTCTTGCTTATTTTGGACGTGCCCGTCTCCGTGAGCTTTTTCCTAAAAGTGATTATATTGTTAATTTATCGTTATTGTGCACCGTATTCATGCTTATTTCTACGCAAAACTGGATTTTTGCCCGTTTTGCTATTTATTTTGAGCTGTTTAATTTAATTTTACTTTCTTGGGTCGTTAAAGTATTCAGTGAAAAGGATCAACTATTTATTTACTACGTCATCGTTGTGTTGTATCTTGCTTATTTCGTTTATGAGTATATTATTACGTTAAATATCGATTATAGAAGTCAGTACATTCCTTTATTCCAGGACTAA
- a CDS encoding glycosyltransferase family A protein, which produces MIKLTVFTPTYNRGYCLHQCYESLKRQTNKHFIWLIIDDGSTDNTVALVKQWMDEQELTIHYVKQENQGMHGAHNTAYETIDTELNVCLDSDDMFHEEAVDRILSFWEAYGSSKVSGFVALNANEEGDVLGSELPKGITSSTLFDLYYKHGITGDKKLIYRTEVAKNYPYPLFEGEKYVGLAYKYYKLDEQYPLLLMNQVVCLVEYRPDGSTMNMLRQYKTNPKGFAFYRHQLMTLSLANTKFKFRQAIHYVSSSLLSKNKAFIKESPAPWLTVAALPFGACLYVYIAIKFLKELKGSH; this is translated from the coding sequence AGTTTGAAAAGGCAGACAAATAAACATTTTATATGGTTAATTATTGATGATGGGTCAACTGATAATACAGTGGCCCTCGTTAAACAGTGGATGGACGAACAGGAACTGACCATTCATTATGTTAAACAAGAGAATCAAGGAATGCATGGCGCTCACAATACGGCTTATGAGACGATTGATACGGAGTTAAATGTTTGTCTTGATTCAGATGATATGTTTCATGAAGAGGCTGTGGACAGAATTTTGTCATTTTGGGAAGCTTATGGCTCAAGTAAGGTCAGTGGTTTTGTGGCTCTAAACGCTAATGAAGAAGGGGACGTCCTCGGCAGTGAGCTGCCGAAAGGAATCACGTCATCCACATTGTTCGACCTTTATTACAAGCATGGTATAACAGGGGATAAAAAGCTGATCTACCGTACTGAGGTGGCTAAAAACTATCCATATCCACTTTTTGAAGGAGAAAAATACGTAGGGCTTGCTTATAAATATTACAAACTAGATGAACAATATCCATTATTATTAATGAATCAAGTTGTTTGTCTTGTTGAATATAGGCCTGACGGTTCTACTATGAACATGCTGCGACAATATAAAACGAACCCAAAAGGTTTTGCATTTTATAGACATCAGCTCATGACACTCTCATTAGCTAATACAAAGTTTAAATTTCGTCAGGCTATTCATTACGTATCAAGCTCATTACTGAGTAAAAATAAAGCGTTTATTAAAGAAAGTCCAGCCCCTTGGCTTACTGTTGCAGCTCTGCCATTTGGGGCATGTTTGTATGTATATATAGCGATTAAATTTTTAAAAGAATTGAAAGGATCTCATTAA